A window of Panicum virgatum strain AP13 chromosome 8K, P.virgatum_v5, whole genome shotgun sequence contains these coding sequences:
- the LOC120645399 gene encoding aspartic proteinase Asp1-like, giving the protein MVFKLDGNVYPTGHFYVTMNIGEPAKPYFLDIDTGSNLTWLECNAVEKGPCLTCNKVPHPLYRPTRNKLVPCADPLCDTLHHDLGTTKNCRDAVHQCDYEIAYLDGSTSLGVLLRDKFSLPTGSAPKNSPTIAFGCGYDQVHDPKNAAKVAVDGILGLGRGSVDLVSQLKRQGAISKNVIGHCLSTKGGGYLFMGEENVPSSQVTWVPIAPRTPGPNHYSPGQATLYLDTKSIGTKSMQVVLDSGSTYTYLPGDLHTQLVSTLKASLSKSLKEVPDPALPLCWKGPRPFKSVDDLKKEFKPLVSLKFGGGVTMAIPPENYLVITEHGNACFGILAIQGLDMYLIGDITMQDQLMIYDNEKGRIGWMPSPCDKMPKSKAVIISRI; this is encoded by the exons ATGGTGTTCAAGCTGGACGGCAACGTCTACCCTACTGG CCACTTCTACGTGACCATGAACATAGGGGAGCCAGCGAAGCCCTACTTCCTGGACATTGACACCGGCAGCAACCTCACCTGGCTGGAGTGCAACGCCGTAGAGAAGGGTCCCTGCTTAACGTGCAACAAG GTGCCACACCCACTGTACCGACCCACACGGAACAAGTTAGTTCCATGTGCGGATCCGCTCTGCGACACGCTGCACCATGACCTGGGTACAACCAAGAACTGCAGAGATGCAGTCCACCAATGTGACTACGAAATCGCATACctagatggatcaacgtctctTGGTGTGCTCCTCCGTGACAAGTTCTCCTTACCTACGGGCAGTGCCCCCAAGAACAGCCCCACCATCGCCTTTGG CTGTGGCTATGATCAGGTACATGACCCCAAGAATGCCGCAAAAGTGGCGGTGGACGGCATCCTTGGGCTTGGAAGGGGCTCGGTAGACCTGGTCTCACAGCTCAAGCGCCAAGGAGCCATCTCCAAGAATGTGATCGGTCATTGCCTCAGCACAAAAGGAGGGGGCTACCTCTTCATGGGGGAGGAGAACGTGCCATCCTCGCAAGTAACTTGGGTCCCTATTGCTCCCAGAACACCCGG ACCTAATCACTATTCGCCAGGCCAAGCAACCCTGTACTTGGATACAAAGTCAATCGGGACAAAGTCGATGCAGGTGGTCCTCGACAGCGGCAGCACCTACACCTACTTGCCAGGGGATCTACACACTCAACTCGTTTCCACG CTGAAGGCGTCTCTCAGCAAGTCTCTCAAAGAGGTGCCTGATCCTGCACTGCCTCTATGCTGGAAAGGGCCTCGCCCTTTCAAATCTGTGGACGACCTCAAGAAAGAATTCAAGCCACTGGTGTCTCTGAAATTTGGCGGTGGGGTCACCATGGCGATCCCTCCTGAAAACTACCTCGTCATCACT GAGCACGGAAATGCATGCTTTGGCATTCTAGCGATTCAAGGCTTGGATATGTACTTAATTGGAG ACATCACAATGCAGGATCAGCTTATGATATACGACAATGAGAAAGGGAGGATCGGTTGGATGCCGTCACCGTGCGATAAAATGCCCAAGTCCAAAGCTGTGATCATTTCACGCATCTGA
- the LOC120645400 gene encoding aspartic proteinase Asp1-like, which yields MAAVWAPVVGHLLLLALLPSTSSHMVFDLGGNVYPTGEFHATMHIGDPAKPYFLHVDTGSNLTSLECKVGSKVPHPVYRPTRDKPVPRNNPLCNALHQDVGEPEKPHKTVCNYEIHYLDGSWSHGVLIHDKFTLPSGITKPDIAFGCGFEHGGSHETTTGVDGMLGLGRGSVDLVSQLKRNKIITKNVFAHCLSSKGGGYLSIGDENVLSSPVSWVPMAPRTDRNHNHYSPGPATLHLDTKSISTKTMEVIFDSGSTYTHLPEGPHAQLVAALKASLSKSLKEVRDPSLLHPCWKGPGGFKSSDDLKKEFKSVMSLKFHNGATMIIPPEKYLIVTGHGNACFGMLGRKDIGDMCIIGDITMQDQLVIYDNEHGRLGWRASQCDKKPKSKSDIFSRM from the exons ATGGCTGCCGTGTGGGCACCAGTCGTCGGCCACCTGCTCCTGCTTGCACTCCTGCCATCGACCTCCTCCCACATGGTGTTCGACCTCGGCGGCAATGTCTACCCCACTGG CGAGTTCCACGCCACCATGCACATCGGAGACCCGGCGAAGCCGTACTTCCTGCACGTCGACACCGGCAGCAACCTCACTTCGCTAGAGTGCAAAGTGGGCAGCAAG GTGCCACACCCAGTGTACCGACCAACACGGGACAAGCCTGTTCCTCGCAATAATCCTCTCTGCAATGCACTTCACCAGGACGTCGGCGAACCCGAGAAGCCCCATAAAACTGTGTGCAACTACGAAATACATTACCTAGATGGATCATGGTCTCATGGTGTGCTCATCCACGACAAGTTCACTCTCCCTTCAGGCATCACCAAACCTGATATCGCCTTCGG CTGTGGGTTTGAACATGGTGGTAGCCATGAGACGACAACGGGGGTTGATGGCATGCTTGGGCTTGGGAGGGGTTCGGTAGATCTGGTCTCGCAACTGAAGCGCAACAAGATTATCACAAAGAATGTGTTTGCTCATTGCCTCAGCTCAAAAGGAGGGGGTTACCTCTCCATTGGGGATGAGAATGTTCTCTCCTCACCTGTAAGCTGGGTTCCCATGGCTCCAAGAACAGATAG GAATCATAATCACTACTCACCAGGCCCAGCAACCCTCCACTTGGATACAAAGTCGATAAGCACAAAGACAATGGAGGTGATCTTTGACAGTGGCAGCACATACACCCACTTGCCTGAGGGTCCACATGCTCAACTTGTTGCTGCG CTGAAAGCATCTCTCAGCAAATCACTCAAAGAAGTGCGTGATCCTTCACTGCTACATCCATGCTGGAAGGGGCCTGGGGGATTCAAATCATCGGACGACCTCAAGAAGGAATTCAAGTCAGTGATGTCTCTGAAATTCCACAATGGCGCCACCATGATCATCCCTCCTGAAAAATACCTCATTGTCACT GGACATGGGAATGCATGCTTTGGTATGCTTGGGAGGAAAGACATCGGCGACATGTGCATAATTGGAG aCATCACAATGCAGGATCAGCTTGTGATATATGACAATGAGCATGGACGTCTCGGGTGGCGGGCGTCGCAGTGTGATAAGAAGCCCAAGTCCAAATCCGATATCTTTTCGCGCATGTGA
- the LOC120643847 gene encoding NAC domain-containing protein 71-like, with translation MDFGGALQLPPGFRFHPTDEELVTHYLLRKCGGLAPAAPVIAEVDLYKFDPWSLPERAAGGEKEWYFFSPRDRKYPNGSRPNRAAGAGYWKATGADKPVGAPRPVAIKKALVFYAGKPPRGVKTNWIMHEYRLADVDRSAAARKKTANNNALRLDDWVLCRIYNKKGVIERYDTVDDDEVAAANDVKPAAPKNPRGAAGAGGGRAPMKVEMADYGGYYDDGYDLETPSAGMLCFDRPAAVAPVPALAPAPALSPAAEPDPDRDSTSMPWGHTDNSSSGSEHVLSPSPDLPDRDHAESQPGGGGGAAWWPGAADWAGDDGLVVLDDGGAALFGPPSPGLFARVDAAAAAAFGDMFAYLQRPF, from the exons ATGGACTTCGGAGGGGCGCTGCAGCTGCCGCCGGGGTTCCGGTTCCACCCGACGGACGAGGAGCTGGTGACGCACTACCTCCTGCGCAAGTGCGGCGggctggcgccggcggcgccggtgatCGCGGAGGTGGACCTGTACAAGTTCGACCCGTGGAGCCTGCcggagcgggcggccggcggggagaaGGAGTGGTACTTCTTCTCGCCGCGGGACCGCAAGTACCCCAACGGGTCGCGCCCcaaccgcgccgccggcgccgggtacTGGAAGGCCAccggcgccgacaagcccgtGGGCGCGCCGCGCCCCGTCGCCATCAAGAAGGCGCTCGTCTTCTACGCCGGCAAGCCGCCCAGGGGCGTCAAGACCAACTGGATCATGCACGAGTACCGCCTCGCCGACGTcgaccgctccgccgccgcccgcaagaAGACGGCCAATAACAACGCGCTCAGG CTGGATGACTGGGTGCTGTGCCGGATCTACAACAAGAAGGGCGTGATCGAGCGGTACGACACggtggacgacgacgaggtcgCGGCGGCCAACGACGTCAAGCCGGCCGCGCCCAAGAACCcgcgcggggcggccggcgccggcggcggccgcgcgccgaTGAAGGTGGAGATGGCCGACTACGGCGGGTACTACGACGACGGGTACGACCTCGAGACGCCGTCCGCGGGGATGCTGTGCTTCGACCGCCCGGCGGCCGTGGCCCCTGTCCCGGCTCTCGCGCCTGCGCCGGCgctgtcgccggcggcggagcccgACCCGGACCGCGACTCCACCTCCATGCCGTGGGGGCACACGGACAACTCCAGCAGCGGGTCCGAGCACGtgctgtcgccgtcgccggaccTCCCCGACCGCGACCACGCCGAGAGccagcccggcggcggcgggggcgccgcgtGGTGGCCCGGCGCCGCCGACTGGGCAGGCGACGACGGGCTCGTGGTCCTCGacgatggcggcgcggcgctcttcggcccgccgtcgccggggcTCTTCGCccgcgtcgacgccgccgcggccgccgcgttcGGGGACATGTTCGCCTACCTGCAGAGGCCGTTCTGA